A window of Fodinibius salinus contains these coding sequences:
- a CDS encoding glycosyltransferase: MFDLQSYSPTFQKVTFLLYIALGYLVITSVILWLNYRDFSPLYSAEQKYFNDQAPKASICIPARNEANTIELCVQSALNQKYPSFDVYVLDDQSTDGTTQKLRALQSKYPEQLTIISGQPKPADWLGKSWACHQLAEASTGEIIVFIDADTRLAPNTLARTIRTMGRDVVDFVTLWPDQKLGTFWEKTVIPLVYFGLLTLLPNRYVYNIPKWIPSALRKKMAPLFAAACGQFMAFKRHSYRAIGGHESVKNDIIEDVALAKNIKKNGFAMNMYNGADSISCRMYQSSRELWQGFRKNFFAGFGCNIPLFTAMALLHLIVFIIPLVTLPFILIWGSPQVLVLCLIAIFGMLLQRLVVDLWFGWEKRYTLLHSLGVGWFQALGVQVLLDYVNKQPAKWKDREV, from the coding sequence GTGTTTGATCTTCAGTCTTACAGTCCTACCTTTCAGAAGGTGACTTTTTTACTCTACATAGCGCTTGGGTATTTGGTAATAACATCAGTCATTTTATGGCTTAACTACCGGGATTTTAGCCCGCTTTATTCGGCTGAACAAAAATACTTCAATGATCAGGCCCCCAAAGCAAGTATTTGTATTCCCGCCCGAAATGAAGCCAACACTATTGAGCTATGTGTCCAGTCAGCTCTAAACCAAAAGTATCCCAGCTTTGATGTATATGTACTCGATGATCAATCCACTGACGGTACCACCCAAAAGCTAAGAGCATTGCAGTCTAAATACCCTGAACAACTGACTATTATTTCTGGACAACCCAAACCGGCTGATTGGCTGGGAAAGTCCTGGGCTTGTCACCAGCTGGCAGAAGCATCAACAGGAGAAATTATTGTTTTTATTGATGCTGATACCCGTCTTGCTCCCAATACTTTAGCACGTACTATCCGCACTATGGGCCGCGATGTAGTGGACTTTGTTACTTTATGGCCTGATCAAAAACTGGGAACATTCTGGGAAAAAACTGTAATTCCACTTGTTTACTTTGGCTTACTTACTTTGCTGCCCAACCGCTACGTCTATAATATCCCAAAATGGATACCCTCAGCCCTTCGTAAAAAAATGGCGCCGCTTTTTGCTGCCGCTTGTGGTCAATTTATGGCATTCAAGCGGCACTCATATCGTGCCATCGGTGGTCATGAATCGGTAAAAAATGATATTATTGAAGACGTAGCATTGGCAAAAAATATCAAAAAGAACGGTTTTGCCATGAACATGTATAACGGTGCCGACAGTATCAGTTGTCGCATGTACCAATCAAGCCGGGAATTATGGCAAGGATTTCGAAAAAACTTTTTCGCTGGTTTTGGTTGTAACATCCCGCTATTTACAGCAATGGCCTTGTTACATTTGATTGTGTTTATAATACCTTTAGTCACACTTCCTTTTATCTTGATTTGGGGATCACCCCAAGTACTAGTTCTCTGCCTTATCGCTATTTTCGGTATGCTATTACAACGACTGGTGGTTGACCTTTGGTTTGGATGGGAAAAGAGATACACATTACTGCACTCTCTTGGCGTCGGCTGGTTTCAGGCCTTGGGCGTACAGGTATTACTGGATTATGTTAATAAACAGCCTGCCAAGTGGAAAGATCGAGAAGTATAA
- a CDS encoding tyrosine recombinase XerC produces MKKAINKYLHYLKIERNASENTILSYENDLQQFLEFCVAHFDKDEQLHPDLIERITIRLWLGELSERELAKSTIARKVAAIRSFFKYCFKRGIVEQNPAHLLVIPKKDQSLPKTASAEDLERMMELAKGKTPKSAQNRAILELLYGTGIRLNELVQLNEEDINHTLNQIKVLGKGAKQRIVPFGSEAQKALNRHLETKHELYGKRTDADARKAVFLAAGGQRIYARAVQRIVKDYLQRASEVTQKSPHVLRHSFATHLLDQGAEIRVIKELLGHANLAATQVYTHTSVERLKNVYELAHPRAKNQKSN; encoded by the coding sequence ATGAAGAAAGCGATTAATAAATATCTGCACTATTTGAAGATCGAGCGTAATGCCTCGGAAAATACCATTCTTTCGTATGAAAACGATTTGCAACAGTTTCTTGAATTTTGTGTAGCACACTTTGATAAGGATGAACAACTGCATCCCGACCTAATTGAACGCATTACCATTCGGCTTTGGCTCGGCGAACTGTCCGAACGTGAACTGGCCAAAAGTACCATTGCCCGAAAAGTAGCAGCTATACGATCATTTTTTAAGTACTGCTTTAAACGGGGTATAGTTGAACAAAATCCGGCTCATTTATTAGTAATTCCCAAAAAGGATCAATCGCTACCCAAAACGGCTAGTGCTGAAGATCTGGAACGTATGATGGAACTGGCCAAAGGGAAAACTCCAAAATCAGCACAAAATAGAGCTATTTTGGAACTGCTTTACGGTACCGGTATTCGATTAAATGAGTTGGTTCAGCTAAATGAAGAAGATATCAATCATACGCTCAATCAGATTAAGGTTTTGGGCAAAGGTGCCAAACAACGTATTGTACCTTTTGGATCTGAAGCCCAAAAAGCACTTAACAGACATCTTGAAACAAAGCATGAACTGTATGGTAAACGTACTGATGCAGATGCCCGAAAGGCGGTATTTTTAGCCGCCGGCGGACAACGAATTTATGCACGTGCAGTGCAACGCATTGTCAAAGATTATCTGCAGCGTGCCAGTGAGGTAACGCAAAAAAGTCCGCATGTGCTTAGGCACAGCTTTGCTACGCACTTGCTGGACCAAGGAGCTGAAATTCGTGTAATCAAAGAATTACTCGGTCATGCTAATTTAGCAGCTACACAAGTTTATACTCATACATCCGTTGAACGATTAAAAAATGTTTACGAACTAGCCCATCCACGGGCCAAAAACCAAAAATCTAATTAA
- the hpf gene encoding ribosome hibernation-promoting factor, HPF/YfiA family — translation MKTTFTARHFDPTSDLHSYAEDSVQKLDQFYDRILTCDIILEPVPDDDNPQQAELNVKVPKKLLNAKEKAPSYEQAINKVIDNISRQLKKYKQKTLHQR, via the coding sequence ATGAAAACGACATTCACTGCAAGACATTTTGATCCAACTTCTGATCTTCACTCATATGCCGAAGATTCTGTACAAAAACTAGACCAATTTTATGATCGCATTTTAACCTGCGACATTATTTTGGAACCAGTACCCGATGATGATAACCCACAACAAGCAGAACTAAATGTAAAAGTACCCAAGAAATTGCTTAACGCTAAAGAAAAGGCTCCCTCCTACGAGCAAGCCATAAATAAAGTGATAGATAATATTAGCCGTCAGCTAAAAAAATATAAACAGAAAACATTACACCAGCGATAA